One region of Primulina tabacum isolate GXHZ01 chromosome 1, ASM2559414v2, whole genome shotgun sequence genomic DNA includes:
- the LOC142544293 gene encoding uncharacterized protein LOC142544293: MSLITDELRASASELYHGHDVCSEKSKFLLTEVGLPNGLLPLQDIEECGYIKDTGFVWLIQKKKCEHKFEKIGKPVQYAREVTAYVEPNKIKKLTGVKAKELLLWINLSEISVDDPPTGKITFRTPAGLFRTFPTSAFEIEGAEKQQKVGVLEGKGMAKEPEVVKVGGEVNADAAVEVNQAAPVELKEA; this comes from the coding sequence ATGTCTCTGATAACAGATGAACTGCGAGCAAGCGCGTCGGAACTCTACCACGGCCACGACGTATGCTCAGAGAAATCCAAGTTCTTGCTCACGGAAGTCGGCCTGCCCAACGGTCTCCTTCCCCTGCAAGACATCGAGGAGTGCGGCTACATCAAAGATACGGGCTTTGTGTGGCTCATACAGAAGAAGAAATGCGAGCACAAGTTCGAGAAAATCGGGAAACCCGTGCAGTACGCGAGAGAGGTGACAGCCTACGTTGAGCCAAACAAGATCAAGAAACTCACGGGGGTCAAAGCTAAGGAGCTTCTTCTTTGGATCAATCTGAGTGAGATCTCTGTCGACGATCCACCCACGGGGAAGATCACGTTCAGAACTCCAGCGGGGCTGTTTCGGACCTTCCCCACGTCGGCGTTTGAGATAGAGGGGGCGGAGAAGCAGCAGAAGGTGGGGGTATTGGAGGGGAAGGGGATGGCCAAGGAGCCGGAGGTGGTGAAGGTTGGCGGGGAAGTGAACGCGGATGCTGCGGTGGAAGTGAACCAGGCTGCTCCGGTGGAACTGAAGGAGGCGTAA
- the LOC142509795 gene encoding uncharacterized protein LOC142509795 has translation MAENRDNQNELPREVPIREHFRPVINAHYSGIARGTIAANNFDLKPALINMVQQNQFGGAATADPHLHLRTFLEITDTVKINGVSDEIIRLRLFPFSLRDHARSWLQSLPLGSVTTWADLVTKFLSKYFPPAKSAQLKIDITNFRQREFEVLYEAWERYKELLMKCPNHGYANWVQIELFYNGLDGPTRGNVDAAAGGTILSKTPDEAYDLLEQMTINSYQWPSERSGSRKPAGVYAVDPITSLTAQVSALTAQIAAMNKPGQSTSDVALVTAEEEPVVEEAQYINNRGFGGYRGNPPPNRYHPGLRNHENFSYANNKNVLNPTPGFNTQKGEGKPSFEDLVGIFVTESGKRMARTESRLDNMETHMGNMGATMKSLETQIGQLANALKDQNRGQFPSNTEVNPREQCKAVTLRSGKEIGIPEPTEESEEITVEEDEEKSASVGEQKVEEPKKVIEQQPLPKVNLPYPQRFKKKGLDDQFAKFLEIFKKIHINIPFADALEQMPNYAKFIKDVMFKKRKLQEFETVKVTEECSAILQRKLP, from the coding sequence ATGGCTGAAAACAGAGATAATCAGAATGAGCTCCCAAGAGAGGTGCCAATCCGGGAACATTTCCGCCCAGTCATAAACGCTCACTACTCTGGAATAGCTCGTGGAACTATTGCTGCTAATAATTTTGATCTAAAGCCCGCACTcatcaacatggttcaacagaaccaatttGGAGGAGCAGCCACCGCAGATCCCCATCTTCACCTCAGAACTTTTCTGGAGATCACggatacggtaaaaattaaCGGTGTCTCTGACGAAATTATTCGATTGCGCCTGTTTCCGTTTTCTCTCAGGGATCATGCTAGGAGCTGGCTCCAATCTCTACCGCTGGGAAGTGTTACTACTTGGGCAGATTTGGTTACGAAGTTCCTGTCAAAATACTTTCCTCCTGCTAAATCTGCTCAGCTGAAAATAGATATCACCAACTTCAGGCAGAGAGAATTTGAAGTATTgtatgaggcatgggagcgaTACAAAGAATTACTCATGAAGTGCCCGAATCATGGCTATGCAAATTGGGTGCAGATTGAGTTATTTTATAATGGTTTAGATGGGCCAACTAGAGGGAATGTGGATGCAGCCGCCGGAGGTACTATTTTGTCTAAAACACCTGATGAGGcctatgatttgcttgaacagatgaccatcaacagttatcagtggccaaGTGAAAGATCTGGATCAAGGAAACCTGCTGGAGTGTATGCTGTAGACCCGATCACATCACTTACTGCACAGGTTTCGGCATTGACCGCACAGATTGCAGCGATGAACAAGCCAGGCCAATCTACGTCTGATGTAGCATTGGTGACTGCTGAGGAAGAGCCAGTTGTGGAGGAAGCTCAGTACATCAACAATCGTGGCTTTGGAGGTTATCGAGGTAATCCTCCCCCTAATAGGTATCATCCAGGTTTGAGGAATCACGAGAATTTCTCCTATGCAAACAACAAGAACGTGTTGAATCCcacaccggggttcaatacacaAAAAGGGGAAGGAAAGCCATCTTTTGAAGATCTAGTTGGCATATTTGTGACTGAGTCTGGGAAGAGAATGGCGAGAACTGAGTCTCGTCTTGATAACATGGAGACACACATGGGCAATATGGGTGCCACGATGAAGTCCTTGGAAACACAGATTGGGCAACTAGCCAATGCTTTAAAAGATCAGAATCGAGGACAGTTTCCCAGCAATACCGAGGTGAATCCTAGGGAACAGTGCAAAGCTGTCACACTGAGGAGTGGCAAGGAAATAGGGATACCAGAGCCTACTGAAGAAAGTGAGGAGATTACAGTTGAGGAAGATGAGGAAAAGAGTGCAAGTGTTGGGGAACAGAAAGTGGAGGAACCTAAGAAAGTGATTGAGCAGCAACCTTTACCTAAGGTAAATCTTCCATATCCACAGAGGTTCAAGAAGAAAGGACTAGATGATCAGTTTGCGAAGTTTctggaaattttcaagaaaatacacATCAACATCCCATTTGCCGATGCATTGGAGCAAATGCCCAATTATGCTAAGTTTATCAAGGATGTGATGTTCAAAAAGAGgaaacttcaagaatttgagacCGTAAAGGTGACCGAAGAATGCAGTGCCATACTTCAAAGGAAATTACCATAG